One stretch of Malus domestica chromosome 14, GDT2T_hap1 DNA includes these proteins:
- the LOC103454870 gene encoding uncharacterized protein — protein MASCYQGCVFMLAMVVLALSTPCSHALRIVKPKTRTSVFVSPKFVLEPGSVADKYYYDVNFPRGHIAIKSFNGEVIDEEGNPIPLHETYLHHWVVGKYYGRIGFVEPEDARFDEFQRSDFAFVRNSGVCQGDTNGQYFGIGSETRRTDTHVPDPFGIEVGNPAVIPAGYEERWLLNVHAIDTRGAENGLGCTECRCDLYNVSTDSRGQPLRPGYKGGLRCCYDGTQCRVKQGFNGVKRNLYLRYTVKWVDWSDSIIPVKIYIFDVTYKMNRSAGLAIEHECQVEYDVEESCSATSDGCVDSQSSVVTMPTGGYVVYGVAHQHTGGIRSTLYGEDGRVLCSSIPIYGKGKEAGDEAGYIVGMSTCYPQPGSVKINDGETLTLVSNYSSSQTHTGVMDLFYILVADYLPKSSALSLDSTL, from the exons ATGGCAAGTTGTTATCAAGGTTGCGTGTTTATGTTGGCTATGGTTGTATTGGCATTAAGCACACCATGCTCACATGCTCTTCGAATTGTCAAACCTAAGACAAGAACTAGTGTATTTGTCTCCCCTAAGTTTGTGCTGGAACCAGGATCAGTTGCAGACAAGTATTACTACGATGTCAACTTCCCGAGAGGTCATATTGCAATCAAGAGCTTCAATGGTGAAGTAATTGATGAGGAAGGTAATCCGATTCCCCTTCACGAAACTTATCTCCATCATTGGGTTGTCGGGAAGTATTATGGCCGGATAGGTTTTGTGGAGCCGGAGGACGCTCGTTTTGACGAGTTTCAAAGGTCGGATTTCGCTTTTGTGAGAAACAGTGGAGTGTGCCAGGGGGATACTAATGGACAGTACTTTGGAATTGGGTCCGAAACACGGAGAACAGATACACATGTTCCGGATCCATTTGGAATTGAAGTTGGGAATCCGGCAGTGATTCCTGCTGGCTATGAGGAGAGATGGCTGCTCAATGTGCATGCCATTGATACACGGGGGGCGGAGAATGGGTTGGGATGCACCGAGTGCAGGTGTGATCTTTATAATGTGTCAACCGATTCTCGAGGCCAGCCTTTGAGGCCGGGGTACAAAGGAGGTTTGCGTTGTTGTTATGATGGTACACAGTGCAGAGTAAAACAAGGCTTTAACGGTGTCAAGAGAAACCTCTACTTGAGATATACTGTGAAGTGGGTTGATTGGTCTGATTCTATCATTCCTGTCAAGATTTATATCTTCGATGTTACTTATAAAATGAATCGTTCAGCTGGACTTGCCATCGAACATGAGTGCCAG GTTGAATATGATGTCGAAGAGTCTTGCAGTGCGACTAGTGATGGGTGCGTTGACAGCCAATCATCAGTGGTTACTATGCCGACTGGTGGTTATGTCGTCTACGGTGTAGCTCATCAGCACACAGGCGGGATCAGATCAACTCTATACGGAGAG GATGGACGGGTTCTGTGTTCGTCAATACCAATTTATGGAAAAGGGAAGGAAGCTGGAGATGAGGCTGGTTATATTGTAGGAATGTCCACTTGTTATCCTCAACCCGGCTCAGTCAAAATAAACGATGGGGAGACTCTGACTCTAGTATCTAATTACAGCAGCTCCCAGACACACACAGGAGTTATGGATCTCTTCTACATTTTGGTTGCAGACTACCTCCCAAAGTCCTCTGCGCTTAGCTTGGACTCTACACTTTGA